In one window of Drosophila innubila isolate TH190305 chromosome 2L unlocalized genomic scaffold, UK_Dinn_1.0 4_B_2L, whole genome shotgun sequence DNA:
- the LOC117780569 gene encoding uncharacterized protein LOC117780569, giving the protein MSNASLLLLFMLLCTSTNSEKHKFQSSISNKLNVKDCPEMPIMKNVDKKKLLGVWYAYATTPLPFRRYQRRCASYNVKDSPYFETNILYTNYDSLAITYACNFNPKLDTNQLKLRILTRTRTPMSSTVHEAANYLVSIKFPIETLDWLKSDAFCFEWYQLKFETEMRPIKFQAPFNGPDD; this is encoded by the exons ATGTCTAACGCCAGTCT TCTTTTGCTATTCATGCTGCTTTGTACATCAACCAATTCTGAGAAACACAAATTCCAAAGTTCAATAAGCAATAAGCTAAATGTGAAAGATTGCCCTGAAATGCCCATAATGAAAAATGTCGACAAAAAGAAG CTTTTGGGTGTTTGGTACGCTTATGCAACAACTCCATTGCCTTTTCGTAGATATCAACGACGTTGTGCCTCTTACAACGTCAAGGACAGTC CCTACTTTGAAACCAACATTCTGTACACCAACTATGATTCACTTGCGATTACTTATGCCTGTAATTTTAATCCAAAGCTGGATACTAACCAAC tgAAACTACGTATTTTAACTCGCACACGAACCCCGATGAGTTCGACAGTACATGAGGCGGCTAACTATTTGgtatcaataaaatttccCATCGAAACCCTGGACTGGCTTAAGTCGGACGCCTTTTGTTTTGAATGGTATCagttgaaatttgaaacaGAAATGCGACCAATAAAATTTCAAGCCCCCTTCAATGGGCCAGATGactaa